The following proteins are encoded in a genomic region of Pseudodesulfovibrio mercurii:
- a CDS encoding phenylacetate--CoA ligase family protein, with the protein MALDLFRRCAARVPAYRDFLHRNGVDPAAIRGMDDFARIPATDKENYINHYPVDQLCWDGELGRSRLIASSSGSTGTPCFWPAFDEQTRHTAEAWELLFRDFLEVRNRSTLFIVAFAMGLWAAGTSTMMANEWISRKGYPLTLATPGIHIPDVLALVRSMHDRFDQIVIAGYPPHVKTIIDAGIRDDLDWKRLKLRFVFTGEAFTERWRTRFAEQTGLDNILTDALNMYGSADIGMVAHETPLTICLRRMAAEDDSLATALFGSDRVPAVNQYNPETRYFETVDGRLVVTAPSGIPLVRYNTRDIGGTLTYGDLETRLSALGIGLQAKTEALGIAQRIWKTPLVYLFGRGKFAASIYGITIFPEYTKWILDAPELTRVLTGKFVITTEDTDDLRQQLRLRVELAEGVEPTGRTRDLVKSVFVRELPRISSEYRALLQDMGDRVHPAIDLHPFGDPEHFPKDIVKKGA; encoded by the coding sequence ATGGCGCTCGACCTTTTCCGCCGATGCGCGGCGCGGGTCCCCGCCTACAGGGACTTTCTGCACCGAAACGGCGTCGATCCTGCCGCCATACGGGGCATGGACGACTTCGCCCGCATCCCCGCCACGGACAAGGAAAACTACATCAACCACTACCCCGTGGACCAGCTCTGCTGGGACGGGGAGCTGGGCCGTTCCCGCCTGATCGCGTCCAGCTCCGGCTCCACGGGCACACCCTGCTTCTGGCCCGCCTTCGACGAGCAGACCCGGCACACGGCCGAGGCCTGGGAGTTACTGTTTCGGGATTTCCTGGAGGTACGGAACCGGTCCACCCTGTTCATTGTCGCCTTCGCCATGGGCTTGTGGGCGGCCGGGACCAGCACGATGATGGCCAACGAATGGATTTCGCGCAAAGGCTACCCGCTGACCCTGGCGACGCCGGGGATTCACATTCCCGACGTGCTCGCCCTGGTCCGGTCCATGCACGACCGTTTCGACCAGATCGTCATTGCGGGCTATCCCCCGCATGTCAAAACCATCATCGATGCGGGGATTCGGGACGATCTCGACTGGAAGCGGCTCAAACTGCGGTTCGTGTTTACCGGCGAGGCCTTCACCGAACGCTGGCGGACCCGCTTCGCCGAGCAGACCGGCCTGGACAACATCCTGACCGACGCCCTCAACATGTACGGTTCGGCGGACATCGGCATGGTCGCCCACGAGACGCCGCTGACGATCTGCCTGCGGCGCATGGCTGCGGAAGACGACAGCCTGGCCACCGCCCTGTTCGGCAGCGACCGGGTGCCCGCCGTGAATCAGTACAATCCCGAGACCCGGTACTTCGAGACCGTGGACGGTCGACTGGTGGTCACGGCGCCGAGCGGCATTCCCCTGGTGCGCTACAATACCAGGGACATCGGCGGCACCCTCACCTACGGAGACCTTGAAACCCGGCTCTCCGCGCTCGGCATCGGGCTCCAGGCGAAAACCGAAGCCCTGGGCATTGCGCAGCGCATCTGGAAGACGCCGCTGGTCTATCTCTTCGGGCGGGGCAAGTTCGCCGCCAGCATCTACGGGATAACCATCTTCCCCGAGTACACCAAATGGATTCTGGACGCCCCGGAACTGACCCGCGTGCTGACCGGGAAATTCGTCATCACCACCGAGGATACGGACGACCTGCGGCAACAGCTCCGACTCCGGGTCGAACTTGCCGAGGGCGTAGAGCCCACCGGGCGGACCCGTGATCTGGTCAAATCCGTATTCGTCCGGGAGCTGCCCAGGATCAGCAGCGAATACCGCGCTCTGCTGCAGGACATGGGCGACAGGGTCCACCCGGCCATCGACCTGCACCCCTTCGGCGACCCCGAACACTTCCCCAAGGACATCGTCAAAAAGGGCGCGTGA
- the secF gene encoding protein translocase subunit SecF, which yields MGLQIIKPDTNLDFIGIRKIAFILSAVLILAGLGSLLIKGGPKYGIDFAGGMIVQVKVDKAVDVGAIKDAVDTLKLPGLVVQSLGLEGDHEYLIRTSSSNISSEEVRGKINTALTDNLGASFEIQRLEMVGPKVGADLRSQALEALFYAVLLIAVYISGRFEQRWTAAAVMAAALAGGVYGIGLLGLDMGWLILVALIITVGLCWYLKLNYALGAVVALIHDVIITVGLFSIMNKEFDLTIIAALLTIVGYSLNDTIIVFDRIRENTHAKQGKMSFGRIINLSVNQTLSRTIMTSATTLLVVLCLYVMGGSVIHDFALALLIGITVGTYSSIFVASPILYGFGPSEQPEAEEA from the coding sequence ATGGGACTTCAGATAATCAAACCCGACACCAATCTGGACTTCATCGGCATCAGGAAGATCGCCTTCATCCTGTCGGCGGTCCTCATCCTGGCCGGTCTCGGCTCCCTGCTGATCAAGGGCGGCCCCAAATACGGCATCGACTTCGCGGGCGGCATGATCGTCCAGGTGAAGGTCGACAAGGCCGTGGACGTGGGCGCCATCAAGGACGCCGTGGACACGCTCAAGCTGCCCGGCCTGGTGGTCCAGTCCCTCGGCCTCGAGGGTGACCACGAGTACCTGATCCGGACCTCCTCCTCGAACATCTCGTCCGAAGAGGTCCGGGGCAAGATCAACACGGCCCTGACCGACAACCTCGGCGCGAGCTTCGAGATCCAGCGGCTCGAGATGGTCGGCCCCAAGGTCGGCGCGGACCTCCGCTCCCAGGCCCTTGAGGCCCTGTTCTACGCGGTCCTGCTCATCGCCGTGTACATCTCCGGCCGCTTCGAGCAGCGCTGGACCGCGGCCGCGGTCATGGCCGCCGCCCTGGCGGGCGGCGTGTACGGCATCGGTCTGCTCGGCCTGGACATGGGCTGGCTCATCCTGGTCGCCCTGATCATCACCGTGGGGCTGTGCTGGTACCTCAAGCTCAACTATGCCCTGGGCGCGGTGGTCGCCCTCATACACGACGTGATCATCACGGTCGGCCTGTTCTCCATCATGAACAAGGAATTCGACCTGACCATCATCGCCGCGTTGCTGACCATCGTCGGCTACTCGCTCAACGACACCATCATCGTCTTCGACCGCATCCGCGAGAACACCCATGCCAAGCAGGGCAAGATGTCCTTCGGCAGGATCATCAACCTGTCGGTCAACCAGACCCTGTCGCGCACCATCATGACCTCGGCCACCACGCTCCTCGTGGTGCTCTGCCTGTACGTCATGGGCGGCTCGGTCATCCACGACTTCGCCCTGGCGCTGCTCATCGGCATCACCGTGGGTACGTACTCCTCCATCTTCGTTGCCAGCCCCATCCTCTACGGATTCGGCCCCAGCGAACAACCGGAGGCCGAAGAAGCCTAA
- the secD gene encoding protein translocase subunit SecD yields MQSLRLRAIIALFVVLLGLAFMLPSLPGVKDSSLGKVLPGNGINLGLDLKGGIYLTLGVDMKTAMDNNLARLGDDLKASAREQDVYILRPTVLNENAIEVTLIKSEQKDAFEGVIKDYTPFTIEQSTPLDGDKVKYVLSVPPKYRTEVEKLTMDQAIKTIRNRIDQFGVAEPEIRKQQDNRIQVQLPGLADPERAIRIIGQTAHLEFKMVDDSADLKKAQQGILSPGRELADLLHRQANGTYAKSPIVLKKDAVLTGEYVSDAQVRLDQWNNAYVALTFNARGAKIFTDLTADNVNKRMAIVLDGQVYSAPVIRERIAGGKASITGNFTREEARDLAVVLRAGSLPAPVTILEQRSVGPSLGQESINSGIMSAMVGMALVLLCMVVYYGFGGVVADIVLVLNIMLIMGGLAAFGATLTLPGIAGIILTIGMAVDANVIIYERIREELRRGLSPKQSVAEGYGRATLTILDANVTTVIAAIILYQFGTGPIRGFAVTLTLGIITSMFTAIFVSRILFDLYLKNRADNAKLSV; encoded by the coding sequence ATGCAAAGTTTGCGTCTGAGAGCCATCATCGCTCTCTTCGTCGTGCTCCTGGGGCTGGCCTTCATGCTGCCGTCCCTGCCCGGCGTCAAGGATTCGTCCCTCGGCAAGGTCCTGCCGGGCAACGGGATCAACCTCGGCCTCGACCTCAAGGGCGGCATCTACCTGACCCTCGGCGTGGACATGAAGACGGCCATGGACAACAACCTGGCCCGGCTGGGCGACGACCTAAAGGCGTCCGCCCGCGAGCAGGACGTCTACATCCTGCGTCCGACCGTCCTGAACGAGAACGCCATCGAGGTCACGCTCATCAAGTCCGAGCAGAAGGACGCTTTTGAAGGCGTCATCAAGGACTACACCCCGTTCACCATCGAACAGTCCACGCCGCTCGACGGCGACAAGGTCAAATACGTCCTGTCCGTGCCGCCCAAGTACCGCACCGAGGTCGAAAAGCTGACCATGGACCAGGCCATCAAGACCATCCGCAACCGCATCGACCAGTTCGGCGTGGCCGAACCCGAGATCCGCAAGCAGCAGGACAACCGCATCCAGGTCCAGCTGCCCGGCCTGGCCGATCCCGAGCGGGCCATCAGGATCATCGGCCAGACCGCCCATCTCGAATTCAAGATGGTCGATGACTCCGCCGACCTGAAGAAGGCCCAGCAGGGCATCCTCAGCCCCGGCCGCGAACTGGCCGATCTCCTGCACCGTCAGGCCAACGGCACCTACGCCAAGTCGCCCATCGTCCTCAAGAAGGACGCGGTCCTGACCGGCGAGTACGTGTCCGACGCCCAGGTCCGCCTGGACCAGTGGAACAACGCCTACGTCGCGCTGACCTTCAACGCCCGCGGGGCCAAGATCTTCACCGACCTGACCGCCGACAACGTGAACAAGCGCATGGCCATCGTCCTGGACGGCCAGGTCTATTCCGCGCCGGTCATCCGCGAGCGCATCGCGGGCGGCAAGGCCTCCATCACCGGCAACTTCACCCGTGAAGAAGCCCGTGACCTTGCGGTCGTGCTCCGCGCCGGTTCCCTGCCCGCGCCCGTGACCATCCTGGAACAGCGCTCCGTCGGTCCGTCCCTGGGCCAGGAATCCATCAACAGCGGCATCATGTCCGCCATGGTGGGCATGGCCCTGGTCCTGCTGTGCATGGTCGTCTACTACGGTTTCGGCGGCGTGGTCGCCGACATCGTCCTGGTCCTGAACATCATGCTCATCATGGGCGGTCTGGCCGCGTTCGGCGCGACCCTGACCCTGCCGGGCATTGCGGGCATCATCCTGACCATCGGCATGGCCGTTGACGCCAACGTCATCATCTACGAGCGCATCCGCGAGGAACTGCGGCGCGGCCTGTCGCCCAAGCAGTCCGTGGCGGAAGGATACGGCAGGGCCACCCTGACCATCCTCGACGCCAACGTGACCACGGTCATCGCGGCCATCATCCTGTACCAGTTCGGTACCGGGCCCATCCGCGGCTTCGCCGTCACGCTGACGCTCGGCATCATCACCTCCATGTTCACGGCCATCTTCGTGTCGCGCATCCTGTTCGACCTGTACCTGAAAAACCGCGCCGACAACGCCAAGCTGAGCGTCTAG
- the yajC gene encoding preprotein translocase subunit YajC, whose product MFFDSVAFAMAPPAGGDGGAAGGLGGILGGPLPMLVLMFAIFYFLLIRPQQKKQKAHRAMLDALKKGDKVWTNGGILGAIVDIDGDNLTIEIASGVNVVIKRGFVADKDGAAPATDKKKK is encoded by the coding sequence ATGTTCTTCGATTCCGTAGCCTTCGCCATGGCTCCGCCCGCGGGCGGCGATGGCGGCGCCGCAGGCGGCCTCGGCGGCATCCTGGGCGGCCCGCTGCCCATGCTCGTCCTGATGTTCGCCATCTTCTACTTCCTGCTCATCCGTCCGCAGCAGAAGAAGCAAAAGGCTCATCGGGCCATGCTCGACGCTCTCAAGAAGGGCGACAAGGTCTGGACCAACGGCGGCATCCTCGGCGCCATCGTCGACATCGATGGCGACAACCTGACCATCGAGATCGCCTCGGGCGTCAACGTCGTCATCAAGCGCGGCTTTGTCGCGGACAAGGACGGCGCCGCGCCCGCAACGGACAAAAAGAAGAAGTAG
- a CDS encoding class II glutamine amidotransferase, whose protein sequence is MKAPERYYDFQKDISGCGIFGVINRKRGLIPGDMPIQAMTCMHDRGNGLGGGFAAYGIYPEHAEKYCFHMMCDDDAAIKGSEEMIKKYFDLHFYEPIPTRRTLAIPTPPKFNRYFVTVPEKPENEFRELPEEDYVVAVVMKINTAVAGAFVVSSGKNMGAFKGVGFPEDIADFFRLEEYSAYIWTGHNRFPTNTPGWWGGAHPFTILNWSIVHNGEISSYGINRRYLCEHDYLCTMMTDTEVVAYELDMLIRKHGLSWEMAAKVFAPPFWDEIERMDAEDRELYTTLRATYGPAMLNGPFAILVADNNRLMGLNDRIKLRPLLVAEKDDMIFMSSEESAVRDVCPELDRVWMPKAGEPVIVDLED, encoded by the coding sequence ATGAAAGCACCTGAAAGATATTATGATTTCCAGAAGGATATCTCCGGCTGCGGGATATTCGGCGTCATCAACAGGAAGCGGGGCCTGATCCCGGGCGACATGCCCATCCAGGCCATGACCTGCATGCACGACCGGGGCAACGGCCTGGGCGGCGGGTTCGCGGCCTACGGCATCTACCCCGAGCACGCCGAGAAGTACTGCTTCCACATGATGTGCGACGACGACGCGGCCATCAAGGGCTCCGAGGAGATGATCAAGAAGTACTTCGATCTGCACTTCTACGAGCCCATCCCCACCCGCAGGACCCTGGCCATCCCCACGCCGCCCAAGTTCAACCGCTACTTCGTGACCGTGCCGGAAAAACCGGAGAACGAGTTCCGCGAACTGCCGGAAGAGGACTACGTGGTGGCCGTGGTCATGAAGATCAACACCGCCGTGGCCGGGGCCTTCGTGGTCTCCTCGGGCAAGAACATGGGCGCCTTCAAGGGCGTGGGCTTCCCCGAGGACATCGCCGACTTCTTCCGCCTGGAGGAATACAGCGCCTACATCTGGACCGGCCACAACCGGTTCCCGACCAACACCCCGGGCTGGTGGGGCGGGGCGCACCCGTTCACCATCCTGAACTGGTCCATCGTGCACAACGGCGAGATTTCCTCCTACGGCATCAACCGCCGCTACCTGTGCGAGCACGACTACCTCTGCACCATGATGACCGACACCGAGGTCGTGGCCTACGAGCTGGACATGCTCATCCGCAAGCACGGCCTGTCCTGGGAGATGGCCGCCAAGGTCTTCGCCCCCCCGTTCTGGGACGAGATCGAGCGCATGGACGCGGAGGACAGGGAACTGTACACCACCCTGCGCGCCACCTACGGTCCGGCCATGCTCAACGGGCCCTTCGCCATCCTGGTGGCCGACAACAACCGGCTCATGGGCCTGAATGACCGCATCAAGCTGCGGCCCCTGCTGGTGGCCGAGAAGGACGACATGATCTTCATGTCGAGCGAGGAATCGGCCGTGCGCGACGTCTGTCCCGAGCTGGACCGCGTCTGGATGCCCAAGGCGGGCGAACCCGTCATCGTGGACCTGGAGGATTAG